In Musa acuminata AAA Group cultivar baxijiao chromosome BXJ2-8, Cavendish_Baxijiao_AAA, whole genome shotgun sequence, one genomic interval encodes:
- the LOC103995888 gene encoding uncharacterized protein LOC103995888, whose amino-acid sequence MAEESKSGVGAVAQAATSPKIVLKSIDMSEKMRNDAIDCSRAAFEKHRLEKEIAEYIKKEFDKKYGQTWHCIVGRNFGSYVTHETNHFLYFYVDSKAVLLFKSG is encoded by the exons ATGGCGGAGGAGAGCAAGAGCGGCGTAGGAGCGGTGGCGCAGGCGGCGACGTCGCCCAAGATCGTCCTGAAGAGCATCGACATGAGCGAGAAGATGCGGAACGACGCGATCGACTGCTCCCGCGCC GCGTTTGAGAAACACAGGTTGGAGAAGGAAATCGCCGAATACATCAAAAAGGAATTCGATAAGAAGTATGGGCAAACTTGGCACTGCATCGTCGGGCGCAACTTCG GATCATATGTAACACATGAGACCAACCACTTCCTTTATTTTTACGTTGACTCGAAGGCTGTTTTGCTATTCAAATCTGGATGA